The following coding sequences are from one Culex quinquefasciatus strain JHB chromosome 1, VPISU_Cqui_1.0_pri_paternal, whole genome shotgun sequence window:
- the LOC119771125 gene encoding uncharacterized protein LOC119771125, with product MSTRAGSGNMECGADNSTHGRSRSISERSDMSSKAGPEDMDTGTDHSSHSRSRSISERSDISSRAGSGNMESGADNSNHVRSRSISERSDMSYKAGSEDMDTGTDHSSHSRSRSISERSDMSSRAGSGNMEYGADNSTHGRSRSNSERSDFSSRAGSDHNFSSCDEMDSDDIRADLNMDRSDLPENSTSLPTDQQQSNPSILASKQQEDEAVASSSRKGNCNVQEGGVCYPAKTFQQYYDEIIRLQKKNDELEAEVQKCRRGLKFVEDDRKCLFYTGISSYETFLNYLNFGT from the exons ATGTCTACAAGGGCCGGATCCGGAAACATGGAGTGCGGAGCCGATAATTCGACCCACGGCCGTTCACGTTCGATCAGTGAACGCTCCGACATGTCCTCCAAGGCCGGTCCCGAAGACATGGATACTGGAACCGATCATTCGTCCCACAGCCGTTCACGGTCGATCAGCGAACGCTCCGATATTTCCTCCAGGGCAGGATCCGGAAACATGGAGTCCGGAGCGGATAATTCGAACCACGTCCGTTCACGGTCGATCAGCGAACGCTCCGACATGTCCTACAAGGCTGGTTCCGAAGACATGGATACTGGAACCGATCATTCGTCCCACAGCCGTTCACGATCGATCAGCGAACGCTCCGACATgtcttcacgggccggatccggaaACATGGAGTACGGAGCCGATAATTCAACCCATGGCCGGTCGCGGTCCAACAGCGAACGCTCTGACTTTTCCTCCAGGGCCGGTTCTGATCACAATTTTTCCTCTTGCGATGAAATGGATTCTGATGACATCAGGGCTGATTTGAATATGGATCGTTCTGATTTGCCAGAAAATTCCACCTCGTTACCTACAGACCAGCAACAGTCAAACCCATCTATATTGGCATCCAAACAACAAGAAGATGAGGCTGTTGCATCATCTTCGCGTAAGGGAAATTGCAACGTACAGGAAGGAG gtgTCTGCTATCCCGCAAAAACTTTCCAGCAGTACTATGATGAAATTAttcgtttgcaaaaaaaaaacgatgagtTGGAGGCTGAGGTCCAAAAATGCAGAAGAGGTCTGAAGTTTGTCGAAGA
- the LOC6053285 gene encoding brahma-associated protein of 60 kDa yields the protein MSQRFPPAGPGNQPPPGMRPYGPGNNFPPRGYTPPPQMAGGPPPPNPGGPGVPMHQRPMQPGGFQGGPPGNMRGSPMPSNAPGGNKRPADNRSGQQPPKSEYPTKKKKKLADKILPQKVRDLVPESQAYMDLLAFERKLDATIMRKRLDIQEALKRPMKQKRKLRIFISNTFYPSKETGEAGGADPGGESSVASWELRVEGRLLEDNKSDPNKIKRKFSSFFKSLVIELDKELYGPDNHLVEWHRTHSTQETDGFQVKRPGDRNVRCTILLLLDYQPLQFKLDPRLARLLGVHTQTRPVIISALWQYIKTHKLQDSHEREYITCDKYLEQIFGCQRMKFAEIPQRLNPLLHPPDPIVINHVITVEGGLESKQTACYDIDVEVDDTLKNQMNNFLLSTASQQEIQTLDSKIHDTVETINQLKTNREFFLSFAKDPQTFIHKWIVSQTRDLKTMTDIVGNPEEERRAEFYYQPWTQEAVSRYFFTKVNQKRAELEQALGIRNS from the exons ATGTCCCAACGCTTTCCTCCGGCAGGGCCGGGCAATCAACCTCCGCCCGGGATGCGTCCCTACGGCCCCGGCAACAACTTTcca CCCCGCGGGTACACTCCGCCACCGCAGATGGCCGGTGGACCGCCGCCGCCGAACCCGGGCGGTCCCGGCGTACCGATGCACCAGCGGCCAATGCAGCCGGGCGGGTTCCAGGGCGGACCGCCCGGGAACATGCGCGGCTCGCCGATGCCGAGCAACGCCCCCGGGGGGAACAAGCGTCCGGCGGACAACCGGAGCGGTCAGCAGCCGCCCAAGAG cgaGTATCCaaccaagaagaagaagaagctcgCGGACAAGATTCTGCCGCAAAAGGTGCGCGACCTGGTCCCGGAATCGCAAGCCTACATGGACTTGCTGGCGTTCGAGCGCAAGCTGGACGCGACCATCATGCGCAAGCGGCTGGACATCCAGGAAGCGTTGAAGCGTCCGATGAAGCAAAAGCGCAAGTTGCGGATCTTCATTTCGAACACGTTTTATCCGAGCAAGGAGACGGGTGAGGCCGGGGGTGCCGATCCGGGTGGCGAGAGTTCCGTCGCATCGTGGGAACTTCGCGTCGAAGGACGCCTGCTGGAGGACAACAAGTCCGATCCGAACAAGATCAAGCGCAAGTTTTCCAGCTTCTTCAAGTCGCTGGTGATTGAGCTGGACAAGGAGCTGTACGGACCGGACAATCATCTGGTCGAGTGGCACCGGACTCATTCCACCCAGGAGACGGACGGATTCCAGGTGAAACGCCCCGGAGATCGCAACGTGCGTTGCACAATTCTCCTTCTGCTCGACTATCAACCACTCCAGTTCAAGCTGGACCCGCGTCTGGCCCGTCTGCTCGGTGTCCACACCCAGACCCGTCCGGTCATCATCTCCGCCCTGTGGCAGTACATCAAAACGCACAAACTCCAGGATTCCCACGAGCGCGAGTACATCACCTGCGACAAGTATCTCGAGCAGATCTTCGGCTGCCAGCGCATGAAATTCGCCGAAATCCCCCAGCGCCTCAACCCGCTGCTTCACCCCCCGGACCCAATCGTCATCAACCACGTCATCACGGTCGAGGGTGGTCTCGAGAGCAAGCAGACCGCTTGCTACGACATCGACGTCGAAGTGGACGACACCCTCAAGAACCAGATGAACAACTTCCTCCTTAGCACCGCCTCCCAGCAGGAAATCCAAACCCTCGACAGCAAAATCCACGACACCGTCGAAACCATCAACCAACTCAAAACCAACCGCGAGTTCTTCCTCAGCTTCGCCAAGGATCCGCAAACGTTCATCCACAAGTGGATCGTGTCGCAGACGCGCGACCTCAAGACGATGACCGACATCGTCGGCAATCCGGAGGAGGAGCGGCGGGCCGAGTTCTACTACCAGCCGTGGACGCAGGAGGCCGTCTCGCGGTACTTCTTCACCAAGGTCAACCAGAAGCGGGCCGAGCTGGAGCAGGCGCTGGGGATTAGGAactcgtaa
- the LOC119771170 gene encoding uncharacterized protein LOC119771170 isoform X2 produces the protein MGNSGSMNGLPGYDDATAYHHPGYHHQYQRYHEMMRANGGNSGGPAPAWLESYQRDLRNGRSTFDNRHHHHDSGTHRDSTVSSGPSLPPPMKVLPDIPGRVAKLRPTNNGNILHSGGTISKNNNLQRSKSISSPTYQQHQKQSSFDEAEENGGPLNSLPPRMAMMRSKTQFNMMAGGRPRDFDDSRRGYATNQRKPSYEHGTLNKKRFGSEPDLRLSMAAELQQEQEAGPAGHRNTKPVQSKIMKGKNKKKAPVPPAADKREPEPIEKHQPQIQQQQQRIIAYSPLRKTNSDASSTLPSSDSNRNNPTRKLRLFKTRAETKKNIITKLPEASDAKYQAKPTASSNGQMKMRVSPTNSGTQPYKPPRKDPDFDTSTLDKPKSRLNPTSFFRREKTFDLGILERDRHAQQPEVKPTMSPPISRRKSIVKSLLEKDQKEQQQLRQQEQQSRIASVEPKFKPKVQEEKRKSSQPQAAATTPVMTDFQKELAMATRRKTALGGSNQNLAQTKPAPTGAANQQRKMSEVTKQTIKVEPAPPPTQTKNNSLVISVEPPKQDDREKLSISPPPPPPPLPKTSFYFGMTAPKKTPEPKISPTLLVKAKMLETRVDTEPESSSEEDEAKRPLESPSDDSEMDKTQLDVIDRFAASLLNGTKFQSGSDSAASSEVDVRTTSGIELFTEGQEISLKLRPTLPRKNFEIPRFSPAAAWRLLTTEDDFGRDSTELFPFADQKKTQLLRSLEAVDAAAEDRIERIYREPIPGLQDNKSGDSGISGDAGLPDLGEAQMMNSSKERDSPESSPVDDGGVGVGVGGTNGWSASAIRLTPWTPQQDLEDDDDTTGSSADNRQLIEESPLSGGPNDFSSKGHLFSLSLPRENHLSIYTGTAANGEKVEKHMFNSLQKLRKSVSDAFTSDAELSPLESGDNWFLSRLDSSPPAITNAYEKRQLSPTGPKQTPPEAPSSAGSAGSKKNDSNEQFAAKPTKHLPIGYLISGKHMMYLPKEATKVVTSGKNDANNNSLPTEVSPPLATMSSYQSRSGYGADRRRDNKENMQDPVPDAGENGGAGEMEKFPVKISNRKNHRFTFQSTIRQIEKRRVAEKLSREAEIKEAMRLSELEAMRRVEEEFQKKRAREKASIRHQLRLFSMEEGGNGQAFEGNEDDELPELIKRAEPEGDSMPHQPSSTTATNGTTKTNGMFRKRDATLERQTYLNGGGQARRLSQSRFHQTSTLERKYNQELDQDFNHDQDENDSDDDDVDSSLGYIDTRTPYISRIIQAKSSKSSYGGGLKK, from the exons ATGGGCAACTCCGGCAGCATGAACGGCCTGCCGGGCTATGACGATGCGACCGCGTACCACCATCCGGGTTACCATCATCAGTACCAACGCTACCACGAGATGATGCGCGCCAACGGAGGCAACTCCGGTGGACCTGCTCCGGCATGGCTGGAGTCCTACCAGCGGGATCTTCGCAACGGGAGATCCACCTTCGACAACCGACACCATCACCACGACTCCGGAACCCACCGGGACTCCACGGTCAGCAGCGGACCCAGCTTGCCTCCACCGATGAAGGTCCTGCCGGACATTCCCGGCCGGGTCGCAAAGCTCCGTCCTACGAACAACGGGAACATCCTGCACTCGGGCGGAACCATCAGCAAGAACAACAACCTGCAACGCTCGAAGAGCATTTCTTCGCCGACCTATCAGCAGCACCAGAAGCAGAGCAGCTTCGACGAAGCGGAGGAGAACGGAGGACCGCTGAACTCGCTGCCGCCGCGGATGGCCATGATGCGGTCCAAGACACAGTTCAACATGATGGCTGGAGGTCGTCCACGGGACTTTGACGATTCACGGCGTGGCTACGCCACAAACCAGCGAAAGCCGAGCTACGAGCACGGAACGCTGAACAAGAAGCGGTTCGGGTCGGAACCCGATCTTCGCCTCTCGATGGCCGCAGAACTGCAGCAGGAGCAAGAGGCCGGACCGGCCGGTCATCGCAACACCAAACCGGTCCAGTCGAAGATTATGAAGGGCAAGAACAAGAAGAAGGCGCCGGTTCCGCCGGCGGCGGACAAG CGCGAACCCGAACCCATCGAGAAGCACCAACCCCAAatccagcagcaacaacagcgcATCATCGCATACTCTCCGCTGCGCAAAACCAACTCGGACGCGTCCTCCACGCTACCCTCCTCGGACAGCAACAGGAACAACCCAACCCGGAAGCTACGCCTGTTCAAAACCCGCGCCGAAACCAAGAAGAACATCATCACCAAACTGCCGGAAGCGTCCGACGCCAAGTACCAGGCGAAACCAACGGCCTCCTCCAACGGCCAGATGAAGATGCGCGTATCGCCGACCAACAGCGGCACCCAGCCCTACAAACCTCCCCGCAAAGATCCGGACTTTGACACGAGCACGCTGGACAAGCCCAAGTCCCGACTCAACCCAACCTCCTTCTTCCGACGCGAGAAAACCTTCGACCTTGGCATCCTGGAGCGCGACCGTCACGCCCAACAGCCGGAAGTCAAACCAACCATGTCCCCTCCAATTTCACGCCGCAAATCGATCGTCAAGTCGCTGCTCGAAAAGGACCAGAAGGAGCAGCAACAGCTGCGTCAGCAAGAACAGCAGAGTCGCATCGCTTCGGTTGAGCCAAAGTTCAAACCGAAGGTTCAGGAGGAGAAGCGCAAGTCGTCGCAGCCGCAAGCTGCGGCGACCACACCGGTCATGACCGACTTCCAGAAGGAGCTCGCGATGGCCACGAGGAGAAAGACCGCCCTCGGCGGTAGCAACCAGAATCTTGCTCAAACGAAGCCGGCGCCGACTGGCGCCGCCAATCAGCAGCGGAAGATGTCCGAGGTGACCAAGCAGACCATCAAGGTGGAGCCGGCACCACCACCAACGCAAACGAAAAACAACAGTCTGGTAATTTCCGTCGAACCACCCAAACAAGACGATCGGGAAAAGCTCTCCATCAGTCCGCCTCCTCCGCCGCCACCACTCCCAAAAACTAGCTTCTACTTCGGAATGACCGCACCGAAGAAGACCCCAGAGCCGAAAATCTCGCCCACCCTACTCGTCAAAGCGAAAATGCTCGAAACGCGCGTCGACACCGAGCCCGAATCCTCCTCCGAAGAGGACGAAGCCAAGCGACCGCTGGAGTCACCCTCGGACGACTCCGAAATGGACAAGACCCAGCTGGACGTAATCGACCGCTTCGCCGCCAGCTTGCTCAACGGAACCAAATTCCAATCCGGCTCGGATTCAGCCGCGTCTTCGGAAGTCGACGTGCGCACCACCTCCGGCATCGAACTGTTCACCGAAGGTCAGGAGATCTCCCTGAAACTCCGACCAACGCTCCCCCGTAAGAACTTTGAAATCCCACGATTCAGCCCGGCAGCCGCTTGGCGGCTGCTCACCACCGAGGACGACTTTGGTCGCGACTCAACGGAACTTTTCCCCTTCGCGGACCAGAAGAAGACGCAACTGCTGCGCAGTTTGGAAGCGGTGGACGCCGCGGCGGAGGATCGCATCGAGCGGATCTACCGGGAGCCGATCCCCGGGCTGCAGGACAACAAGAGCGGAGACAGCGGGATTTCCGGCGACGCCGGACTGCCGGACCTGGGCGAAGCACAGATGATGAACTCGAGCAAGGAGCGCGACTCGCCGGAGAGTTCGCCGGTGGACGATGGAGGGGTGGGAGTGGGTGTGGGGGGAACGAACGGATGGTCGGCGAGTGCGATACGGTTGACGCCGTGGACGCCGCAGCAGGATCTAGAGGACGATGACGATACGACCGGGAGCAGTGCGGACAATCGGCAGCTGATCGAGGAGAGTCCGCTGAGCGGAGGGCCTAACGACTTTTCCAGCAAGGGACATTTGTTTAGCTTGTCGCTGCCGCGGGAGAACCACCTGTCGATTTATACCGGGACGGCGGCGAACGGGGAAAAG GTCGAAAAGCACATGTTCAACAGTCTGCAAAAGCTGCGGAAGTCCGTTTCGGACGCTTTCACCAGCGACGCCGAGCTCAGTCCGCTCGAGAGCGGTGACAACTGGTTCCTCTCCCGGCTAGATTCCTCTCCACCGGCCATTACCAACGCGTACGAAAAGCGCCAGCTCAGCCCAACCGGCCCGAAGCAAACCCCGCCGGAAGCGCCCTCCAGCGCGGGCAGTGCCGGCTCCAAAAAGAACGATTCCAACGAACAGTTTGCCGCCAAACCGACCAAGCACCTGCCGATTGGGTACCTGATCAGCGGCAAGCACATGATGTATCTGCCGAAGGAAGCCACCAAGGTGGTCACTTCCGGCAAAAATGACGCCAACAACAACTCGCTGCCAACCGAAGTTTCACCTCCGCTAGCGACCATGTCCAGCTACCAGTCTCGCTCCGGGTACGGCGCAGACCGGCGCCGGGACAACAAGGAAAACATGCAGGATCCGGTTCCGGACGCGGGTGAAAACGGAGGAGCAGGCGAAATGGAAAAGTTCCCGGTGAAGATCTCCAACCGGAAGAACCACCGGTTCACCTTCCAGAGCACGATCCGGCAGATCGAGAAGCGACGGGTGGCGGAGAAGCTGTCACGCGAGGCGGAAATCAAGGAGGCCATGCGGTTGAGCGAGCTGGAAGCGATGCGCCGGGTGGAGGAGGAGTTCCAGAAGAAGCGGGCCCGCGAGAAGGCCTCGATCCGGCACCAGCTGCGGCTGTTTTCGATGGAGGAGGGAGGCAATGGACAGGCTTTTGAGGGGAATGAGGACGATGAG CTTCCGGAGCTGATCAAACGCGCCGAACCGGAAGGGGACAGCATGCCGCACCAGCCCTCCTCCACAACCGCCACTAACGGCACCACCAAGACCAACGGAATGTTCCGCAAGCGGGACGCCACGCTGGAGCGGCAAACCTACCTGAACGGCGGTGGCCAGGCGCGACGCCTCAGCCAGTCCCGGTTCCACCAAACCTCCACGCTCGAGCGGAAGTACAACCAGGAGCTGGACCAGGATTTCAACCACGACCAGGACGAGAACGACTCGGACGACGATGACGTGGACAGCAGCCTCGGGTACATCGACACCCGGACGCCGTACATTTCGCGCATCATTCAGGCCAAGAGCAGCAAGTCGAGCTACGGCGGCGGATTGAAGAAATGA
- the LOC119771170 gene encoding uncharacterized protein LOC119771170 isoform X1 has product MGNSGSMNGLPGYDDATAYHHPGYHHQYQRYHEMMRANGGNSGGPAPAWLESYQRDLRNGRSTFDNRHHHHDSGTHRDSTVSSGPSLPPPMKVLPDIPGRVAKLRPTNNGNILHSGGTISKNNNLQRSKSISSPTYQQHQKQSSFDEAEENGGPLNSLPPRMAMMRSKTQFNMMAGGRPRDFDDSRRGYATNQRKPSYEHGTLNKKRFGSEPDLRLSMAAELQQEQEAGPAGHRNTKPVQSKIMKGKNKKKAPVPPAADKVGHPIRMPQYLKPFLPQREPEPIEKHQPQIQQQQQRIIAYSPLRKTNSDASSTLPSSDSNRNNPTRKLRLFKTRAETKKNIITKLPEASDAKYQAKPTASSNGQMKMRVSPTNSGTQPYKPPRKDPDFDTSTLDKPKSRLNPTSFFRREKTFDLGILERDRHAQQPEVKPTMSPPISRRKSIVKSLLEKDQKEQQQLRQQEQQSRIASVEPKFKPKVQEEKRKSSQPQAAATTPVMTDFQKELAMATRRKTALGGSNQNLAQTKPAPTGAANQQRKMSEVTKQTIKVEPAPPPTQTKNNSLVISVEPPKQDDREKLSISPPPPPPPLPKTSFYFGMTAPKKTPEPKISPTLLVKAKMLETRVDTEPESSSEEDEAKRPLESPSDDSEMDKTQLDVIDRFAASLLNGTKFQSGSDSAASSEVDVRTTSGIELFTEGQEISLKLRPTLPRKNFEIPRFSPAAAWRLLTTEDDFGRDSTELFPFADQKKTQLLRSLEAVDAAAEDRIERIYREPIPGLQDNKSGDSGISGDAGLPDLGEAQMMNSSKERDSPESSPVDDGGVGVGVGGTNGWSASAIRLTPWTPQQDLEDDDDTTGSSADNRQLIEESPLSGGPNDFSSKGHLFSLSLPRENHLSIYTGTAANGEKVEKHMFNSLQKLRKSVSDAFTSDAELSPLESGDNWFLSRLDSSPPAITNAYEKRQLSPTGPKQTPPEAPSSAGSAGSKKNDSNEQFAAKPTKHLPIGYLISGKHMMYLPKEATKVVTSGKNDANNNSLPTEVSPPLATMSSYQSRSGYGADRRRDNKENMQDPVPDAGENGGAGEMEKFPVKISNRKNHRFTFQSTIRQIEKRRVAEKLSREAEIKEAMRLSELEAMRRVEEEFQKKRAREKASIRHQLRLFSMEEGGNGQAFEGNEDDELPELIKRAEPEGDSMPHQPSSTTATNGTTKTNGMFRKRDATLERQTYLNGGGQARRLSQSRFHQTSTLERKYNQELDQDFNHDQDENDSDDDDVDSSLGYIDTRTPYISRIIQAKSSKSSYGGGLKK; this is encoded by the exons ATGGGCAACTCCGGCAGCATGAACGGCCTGCCGGGCTATGACGATGCGACCGCGTACCACCATCCGGGTTACCATCATCAGTACCAACGCTACCACGAGATGATGCGCGCCAACGGAGGCAACTCCGGTGGACCTGCTCCGGCATGGCTGGAGTCCTACCAGCGGGATCTTCGCAACGGGAGATCCACCTTCGACAACCGACACCATCACCACGACTCCGGAACCCACCGGGACTCCACGGTCAGCAGCGGACCCAGCTTGCCTCCACCGATGAAGGTCCTGCCGGACATTCCCGGCCGGGTCGCAAAGCTCCGTCCTACGAACAACGGGAACATCCTGCACTCGGGCGGAACCATCAGCAAGAACAACAACCTGCAACGCTCGAAGAGCATTTCTTCGCCGACCTATCAGCAGCACCAGAAGCAGAGCAGCTTCGACGAAGCGGAGGAGAACGGAGGACCGCTGAACTCGCTGCCGCCGCGGATGGCCATGATGCGGTCCAAGACACAGTTCAACATGATGGCTGGAGGTCGTCCACGGGACTTTGACGATTCACGGCGTGGCTACGCCACAAACCAGCGAAAGCCGAGCTACGAGCACGGAACGCTGAACAAGAAGCGGTTCGGGTCGGAACCCGATCTTCGCCTCTCGATGGCCGCAGAACTGCAGCAGGAGCAAGAGGCCGGACCGGCCGGTCATCGCAACACCAAACCGGTCCAGTCGAAGATTATGAAGGGCAAGAACAAGAAGAAGGCGCCGGTTCCGCCGGCGGCGGACAAGGTAGGTCATCCGATACGAATGCCTCAATACCTTAAACCATTTCTTCCCCAGCGCGAACCCGAACCCATCGAGAAGCACCAACCCCAAatccagcagcaacaacagcgcATCATCGCATACTCTCCGCTGCGCAAAACCAACTCGGACGCGTCCTCCACGCTACCCTCCTCGGACAGCAACAGGAACAACCCAACCCGGAAGCTACGCCTGTTCAAAACCCGCGCCGAAACCAAGAAGAACATCATCACCAAACTGCCGGAAGCGTCCGACGCCAAGTACCAGGCGAAACCAACGGCCTCCTCCAACGGCCAGATGAAGATGCGCGTATCGCCGACCAACAGCGGCACCCAGCCCTACAAACCTCCCCGCAAAGATCCGGACTTTGACACGAGCACGCTGGACAAGCCCAAGTCCCGACTCAACCCAACCTCCTTCTTCCGACGCGAGAAAACCTTCGACCTTGGCATCCTGGAGCGCGACCGTCACGCCCAACAGCCGGAAGTCAAACCAACCATGTCCCCTCCAATTTCACGCCGCAAATCGATCGTCAAGTCGCTGCTCGAAAAGGACCAGAAGGAGCAGCAACAGCTGCGTCAGCAAGAACAGCAGAGTCGCATCGCTTCGGTTGAGCCAAAGTTCAAACCGAAGGTTCAGGAGGAGAAGCGCAAGTCGTCGCAGCCGCAAGCTGCGGCGACCACACCGGTCATGACCGACTTCCAGAAGGAGCTCGCGATGGCCACGAGGAGAAAGACCGCCCTCGGCGGTAGCAACCAGAATCTTGCTCAAACGAAGCCGGCGCCGACTGGCGCCGCCAATCAGCAGCGGAAGATGTCCGAGGTGACCAAGCAGACCATCAAGGTGGAGCCGGCACCACCACCAACGCAAACGAAAAACAACAGTCTGGTAATTTCCGTCGAACCACCCAAACAAGACGATCGGGAAAAGCTCTCCATCAGTCCGCCTCCTCCGCCGCCACCACTCCCAAAAACTAGCTTCTACTTCGGAATGACCGCACCGAAGAAGACCCCAGAGCCGAAAATCTCGCCCACCCTACTCGTCAAAGCGAAAATGCTCGAAACGCGCGTCGACACCGAGCCCGAATCCTCCTCCGAAGAGGACGAAGCCAAGCGACCGCTGGAGTCACCCTCGGACGACTCCGAAATGGACAAGACCCAGCTGGACGTAATCGACCGCTTCGCCGCCAGCTTGCTCAACGGAACCAAATTCCAATCCGGCTCGGATTCAGCCGCGTCTTCGGAAGTCGACGTGCGCACCACCTCCGGCATCGAACTGTTCACCGAAGGTCAGGAGATCTCCCTGAAACTCCGACCAACGCTCCCCCGTAAGAACTTTGAAATCCCACGATTCAGCCCGGCAGCCGCTTGGCGGCTGCTCACCACCGAGGACGACTTTGGTCGCGACTCAACGGAACTTTTCCCCTTCGCGGACCAGAAGAAGACGCAACTGCTGCGCAGTTTGGAAGCGGTGGACGCCGCGGCGGAGGATCGCATCGAGCGGATCTACCGGGAGCCGATCCCCGGGCTGCAGGACAACAAGAGCGGAGACAGCGGGATTTCCGGCGACGCCGGACTGCCGGACCTGGGCGAAGCACAGATGATGAACTCGAGCAAGGAGCGCGACTCGCCGGAGAGTTCGCCGGTGGACGATGGAGGGGTGGGAGTGGGTGTGGGGGGAACGAACGGATGGTCGGCGAGTGCGATACGGTTGACGCCGTGGACGCCGCAGCAGGATCTAGAGGACGATGACGATACGACCGGGAGCAGTGCGGACAATCGGCAGCTGATCGAGGAGAGTCCGCTGAGCGGAGGGCCTAACGACTTTTCCAGCAAGGGACATTTGTTTAGCTTGTCGCTGCCGCGGGAGAACCACCTGTCGATTTATACCGGGACGGCGGCGAACGGGGAAAAG GTCGAAAAGCACATGTTCAACAGTCTGCAAAAGCTGCGGAAGTCCGTTTCGGACGCTTTCACCAGCGACGCCGAGCTCAGTCCGCTCGAGAGCGGTGACAACTGGTTCCTCTCCCGGCTAGATTCCTCTCCACCGGCCATTACCAACGCGTACGAAAAGCGCCAGCTCAGCCCAACCGGCCCGAAGCAAACCCCGCCGGAAGCGCCCTCCAGCGCGGGCAGTGCCGGCTCCAAAAAGAACGATTCCAACGAACAGTTTGCCGCCAAACCGACCAAGCACCTGCCGATTGGGTACCTGATCAGCGGCAAGCACATGATGTATCTGCCGAAGGAAGCCACCAAGGTGGTCACTTCCGGCAAAAATGACGCCAACAACAACTCGCTGCCAACCGAAGTTTCACCTCCGCTAGCGACCATGTCCAGCTACCAGTCTCGCTCCGGGTACGGCGCAGACCGGCGCCGGGACAACAAGGAAAACATGCAGGATCCGGTTCCGGACGCGGGTGAAAACGGAGGAGCAGGCGAAATGGAAAAGTTCCCGGTGAAGATCTCCAACCGGAAGAACCACCGGTTCACCTTCCAGAGCACGATCCGGCAGATCGAGAAGCGACGGGTGGCGGAGAAGCTGTCACGCGAGGCGGAAATCAAGGAGGCCATGCGGTTGAGCGAGCTGGAAGCGATGCGCCGGGTGGAGGAGGAGTTCCAGAAGAAGCGGGCCCGCGAGAAGGCCTCGATCCGGCACCAGCTGCGGCTGTTTTCGATGGAGGAGGGAGGCAATGGACAGGCTTTTGAGGGGAATGAGGACGATGAG CTTCCGGAGCTGATCAAACGCGCCGAACCGGAAGGGGACAGCATGCCGCACCAGCCCTCCTCCACAACCGCCACTAACGGCACCACCAAGACCAACGGAATGTTCCGCAAGCGGGACGCCACGCTGGAGCGGCAAACCTACCTGAACGGCGGTGGCCAGGCGCGACGCCTCAGCCAGTCCCGGTTCCACCAAACCTCCACGCTCGAGCGGAAGTACAACCAGGAGCTGGACCAGGATTTCAACCACGACCAGGACGAGAACGACTCGGACGACGATGACGTGGACAGCAGCCTCGGGTACATCGACACCCGGACGCCGTACATTTCGCGCATCATTCAGGCCAAGAGCAGCAAGTCGAGCTACGGCGGCGGATTGAAGAAATGA